In Sphaerospermopsis torques-reginae ITEP-024, the genomic window ACACCTGCTGGTGTATCCTTGCGTCAACTGCGTGTGGGAACTATCCGCGAAGATATCAACAAAGTTGAGAAGGAAGAAACTCCTCGCTTTGTGGAGTTGGGTGAAGTTAAGGAAATGCGGACCCAACCAGATATTGATTTCCGCATTAACCAAGGTGTTACTAAGCAGCGTGAGCAAACCAAGGTCTTCAAACTGATCGCTGGTATTGGTGATAAGGTTGCGGTAAAAACTTTAATTGGTGCTGCTTACCGTCAAATTTTCGAGCGTGATATTGCTCCTTATGTTGCTGGTAACGAGTTTACTGATTTAGAAAGTAAGCTGAGTAACGGAGAAATCACTGTTAAGGAATTTATTGAAGGTTTGGGTTACTCTAACTTGTACCTGAAGGAGTTCTATACACCTTATCCCAACACGAAAGTGATTGAGATGGGTACTAAGCATTTCTTAGGCCGTGCGCCAATGGATCAGGCAGAAATCCGTAAGTATAACCAAATTCTGGCTACTCAAGGTATTAAAGCCTTTATCGGTGCAATGGTGAATAGTGCTGAGTATGCTCAGGCTTTTGGTGAAGATACTGTTCCTTACCGTCGCTTCCCAACTTTACCTGCGGCTAACTTCCCCAATACCGAGAAGCTTTACAACCAGCTAACTAAGCAAAATGATGATTTGGTTGTACCTAGCTTTGAAACAGTGAAGCCCCGGATTAAGACTGAGAATACGCCAATGTTAGCGAATGCGATCGCAGATTTGGCGGCTCAAGCTAGACAAATGGACAAGACCAAACCCTTGTTCATCGAGTTAGGTCGTTCTTTTAACGATGGTCGTGGTCAGTCGGTAGAAGTTGGTGTTGGTACAAGTCGCCGCAAACCTGCCCGTATTTTCCGCGCTACCACTGGTACAAATTCAACTGAAACCAATCAGGTAATTAACGCTATCTATGTTCAGGTGATGGACGTATTTAGTGGTCAAATTCCTGAGTATTTACGCCGCAGTGATTTAGATAGCAAACTGCGTAACGGTGAAATTACCGTGCGTGAGTTTGTCCTAGAGTTGGCAAGTTCAGAAATTTACCGCAAGCGGTTCTACACACCCTATCCCAACACCAAAGTGATTGAATTTTTATTCCGTCACATTTTGGGACGCGCACCCGCAACTCAAGGCGAAATCCGTCAATATAACAAAATATTGGCTGATAGCGGTTTAAGGGCGGCTGTGGAAACTATGGTGAATAGCCCAGAATACGCTCGTTACTTCGGTGAAGATGTTGTACCTTACAACCGCTTCCCATCTTTACCTGCGGGTAACTACTTGGGTAGCGTGAAAGCTGAAGCTGACCTAGTAAAACAATCTTGGTCTAGCTTGTCTCCTTCTGTTTTAACCGGTCGCGGTGGTAGATAGGTGACAGTTGACAGGTGACAGGTGACAGTGAAGAAAGCAGGGGTGCAGGGGGCAGGGTGCAGGGGGGAGAGAATATTAACTTTTGCCTTTTGCCTCTTGCCTCTTGCCTTCTGTTCCCTGTTCCCTGTTCCCTCAAAATGAGCATTTCTGAAAGAAAATATTACAAAGTATTAAGAGCAGTAATAAATGCTCAACATAATGCCGGAGAATATTTTGCGGAAGGATAATTAAGTTTTTCAACTTATGTACTTTTGTTGAGTAAATGTGACTCACTTTGTACTAAGATGCAAAACAGTTATCAATCAAATCAAAGTCTTACCAGTTTAAAAACTGGTGTCATTAGTTTTGGAGGAATCCATTAATGAGTATCGTCACGAAGTCCATCGTGAATGCTGATGCAGAAGCTCGCTACCTCAGCCCCGGTGAATTAGATCGCATTAAGAGCTTCGTTTCTGGTGGCGCACAACGTCTCCGCATCGCTCAAGTATTGACCGACAACCGCGAGCGCATCGTTAAGCAAGCTGGCGATCAATTGTTCCAAAAGCGTCCTGATGTTGTTTCTCCCGGTGGTAACGCTTACGGTAAAGAAATGACAGCTACCTGTCTTCGTGACTTAGACTACTACTTGCGTCTTGTAACCTACGGAATCGTTTCTGGTGATGTAACCCCCATCGAAGAAATCGGTATCGTTGGTGTACGTGAAATGTACAAGTCCTTGGGTACTCCCATTGACGCTGTTGCTGGTGGCGTTGCTGCTATGAAAGCTGTTGCTTCTACCTTGTTGTCTGCTGAAGACGCAGCTGAAGCTGGCGCTTACTTCGACTACGTTGTTGGTGCAATGTCATAGGTTACAGCTAATTAACTGCTGAAACTGAAAACTGTTGCAATCAATCTGGAAATAAGGAAATAACAACAATGCAAGACGCAATTACCTCTGTAATTAATTCCTCTGACGTTCAAGGTAAATACCTTGATACCGCTGCTTTAGAAAAGCTCAAAGGTTACTTCGCTACTGGTGAACTGCGCGTTCGTGCAGCTACAACCATCAGTGCTAACGCTGCTGCGATCGTTAAAGAAGCTGTAGCTAAATCCTTGTTGTACTCTGACATCACCCGTCCCGGTGGTAATATGTACACCACTCGTCGTTACGCAGCTTGTATCCGTGACTTGGATTACTACTTGCGTTATTCCACCTACGCTATGTTGGCTGGAGATCCTTCCATCCTCGACGAGCGTGTATTAAACGGTTTGAAAGAAACCTACAACTCCTTGGGTGTACCCGTAGGCGCTACCGTTCAAGCTATCCAAGCTATGAAAGAAGTAACTGCAAGCTTGGTTGGTCCTGACGCTGGTAAAGAAATGGGCGTTTACTTCGACTATATCTCCTCTGGCTTGAGCTAGGAGTTAGCTTTGCACTTATAATTTAGGTGCGGCTTGATTAAGGTCTGGAAATCAACCATGAGTTCTAGGTCGTTCTATTGCTTACTAAACATGAGTATTAGCGGTCTAGTGTTGATGTTTGATTTCCAGGCTTTGAAATGTAAGGAGTCAGGAGTCAGGAGTCAGGAGTCAGAATAATTAATATTTATTTATTTATTTTGGCTTGGTAGATGGAGATTTGACAACTGACGGCTAAATCATTTAAATCCTTACAAATAAATTAAAGAGTTGTACTCAAGATTTTTGAGATAAAAAAGTTTTTCCAAACAAATACGGAGTTTAGAAAAAAATGGCTCGTTTATTTAAAGTGACTGCTTGTGTTCCCAGCTTAACTCGCACTCGCACCCAACGCGAATTACAAAATACTTACTTCACTAAGTTAGTTCCTTATGAAAACTGGTTCCGTGAACAACAACGGATTCAAAAAATGGGCGGTAAGATTGTTAAGGTAGAATTAGCAACTGGTAAGCAAGGTACAAACACTGGTTTGGCTTAATTTCTATACATACATCAGAGATTATTTTGGTAGATTTTTCAGGGGTCAGTGATGACCTCTTTTTTTATTGATAGCAGGGAATAGGGATGTCTGAATCAGGATGTCCAGGATTAAAGGATGAACAGGATGAAAATTTATGAGAACTATTGAGCTTTCCCAATCTACATTAACAATATCTGAATTATTAGAATTAGCGGAAAATGATACT contains:
- the apcA gene encoding allophycocyanin subunit alpha encodes the protein MSIVTKSIVNADAEARYLSPGELDRIKSFVSGGAQRLRIAQVLTDNRERIVKQAGDQLFQKRPDVVSPGGNAYGKEMTATCLRDLDYYLRLVTYGIVSGDVTPIEEIGIVGVREMYKSLGTPIDAVAGGVAAMKAVASTLLSAEDAAEAGAYFDYVVGAMS
- the apcB gene encoding allophycocyanin subunit beta, which gives rise to MQDAITSVINSSDVQGKYLDTAALEKLKGYFATGELRVRAATTISANAAAIVKEAVAKSLLYSDITRPGGNMYTTRRYAACIRDLDYYLRYSTYAMLAGDPSILDERVLNGLKETYNSLGVPVGATVQAIQAMKEVTASLVGPDAGKEMGVYFDYISSGLS
- a CDS encoding phycobilisome linker polypeptide, coding for MARLFKVTACVPSLTRTRTQRELQNTYFTKLVPYENWFREQQRIQKMGGKIVKVELATGKQGTNTGLA